The region GGGCTCCACCATCGGCAACGGCGGTGTGAACATCTCCCGGATGGCGGTGGGACAGGAGGGCGAGAAGGGGCGCAACATCATCCTCCTTGCCACCGATCCCCTGATCGGCAAGGACCTTCTGCAAACGGTCCGAGAGCTGCCCCAGATCGACGACGCCTGGGCGCTCGAGGTCTAGCGGTCGTGCCCTGATCGCACGGCGTTCCGAGGAGGGAGGCGATGAGACCGGATGACGCCAGCTCGGACAAGGGCCAAGGGGGGGCGGATGGGTGCGAATGCCCGGAGGGCCGGGTGTGGCGGGATGGCCAGTGTGTGCTGCCGGAGGTGACCTTCACCGCCCTGGTCCTGTCCTTGAACACCTCGGCCCTCTATCTTCTGGGCGAGCTGCCGGACCCGGTCACGGGCAAGACCGCCAAGGATCCAGCCCTCGCCAAGCACACCATCGACACCCTTTCGGTTCTGCAAGACAAGACCCGGGGCAACCTGGACCAGGAGGAGGAGAGCCTGCTGGCCACGGTGCTGTACGATCTCCGGCTGCGCTTCGTCAAGACCTGCCGCTAAGGATTGGGCCTGATGCCTGCACCCCCTGGTGCTGCCTCGGCGTCGGTTTGTCTCGCCGCTCCGGCCAAGATCAATCTGTTCTTGCGGGTCGTCCGCCGCCGCCCCGACGGCTACCACGATCTGGTCAGCCTGATGCAGAAGCTGGCCCTGCACGACAGGGTCGAGCTGGCGGTGACCGGCACCGGGATCACCCTGACCTGCCCGGACAGTGCCCTGCCCGCGGATGAGGGCAACCTCGCGTTCCGGGCCGCGGTGGCCTTCCTGGAGCGGACGGGGCTGCGGGTGGGAATCGATATTGTTCTGAGCAAGACCATCCCGATCGCCGCTGGGCTGGGAGGCGGCTCAAGCGACGCCGCCACGGTGCTGCTCGGCCTCAATGAGCTGTGCGGGCTGCCTTTGCGCCAGGACGACCTGCTGGCCCTGGGGACTAGGCTCGGCGCTGACGTGCCGTTCTTTCTTCTGCCCGCCCCCACCGCCCTGGCGACCGGCACCGGGGTGATCCTCGATCCCCGGCCCGCTCCCGGGCCCTGGTGGGTGGTGCTGGTCAACCCGGGCTTCCCCGTTTCCACGGCCTGGGCCTACGAGAATTTGGCGTTGACAAGGGAGGGTAATCCATATATGGTAGGCCGCGTTCAAGCTGGGGGTCTGTCTTTTCAGGTCGGGCCAGGGGAATGGGTCGGCCTGGGCAACGACCTCGAGGCAGTGACCGCCGGCCGCTACCCCGAGATCGTTGCGATCAAAACCGAGCTGCTGACCGCTGGTGCCGTTGGCGCCCTCATGAGCGGCAGCGGTCCCACCGTTTTTGGGCTGTTCGACGAGGAGCAACGGGCCCAGGCGGCCAGAAGCTCGCTCCTGCAGCGCCACGGCCCAGGCGTATTCTTGACCCACACCCTGTCGTAAGCCTTTATGAGCCGCTGGCCGGCGTCGTGTTGAGGATGGCTGCTGGGGCGTCGTCAAGCGGTAAGACACGGGTCTTTGGAACCCGCATTCGGAGGTTCGAATCCTCCCGCCCCAGCCAGATCGCTGGTGTCCTGTTTGGCTCTCCCTCGCGGTCTGCCCTGGCGGACTCGGGTCAGGGGGAGTGCGAATCGCCTTGTTGAGGACGAACATGCTGGACCGGATGAAGGTTTTTCCAGGCAACGCCAACCGGGAGATGGCCCAGGAGATCTGCGACTATCTGAAGATCCCGCTGTCCCGGGCGGACATCCGCCACTTCAGCGATGGCGAGACCTTCGTCGAGATTGGTGAGAATGTCCGGGGGTCGGATGTGTTCGTCATCCAGCCCACCTGCCCGCCGGTGAATGAGCATCTCATGGAGCTGGTCATCATGGTGGATGCGCTGCGCCGGGCGTCGGCCCGGCGGATCACCGCGGTCATGCCCTATTACGGCTATGCCCGCCAGGACCGGAAGGTGGCGCCTCGGGTGCCCATCACGGCCAAGGTGGTCGCGGATATGCTGATGGCGGTGGGGGTGCGCCGGGTGCTGGCCATGGATTTGCACGCCGGCCAGATCCAGGGCTTCTTCTCGATCCCGGTGGACCACCTCTTTGCGGCGCCCGTGCTCCTGGAGCATATTCGCAAGACCTTTCCCCGGGATCTGGTCATGGTCTCGCCGGATGCCGGGGGCGTGGAGCGCACCAGGGCCATCGCCAAGCGTCTGGACGCCGGACTCGCGATCATCGACAAGCGGCGGGAGCGGGCCAACGAGTCGACCGCCCTGCACGTGATCGGCAGTGTCGAGGGCAAGGTGGCGATCCTGGTGGACGACATGGTGGATACCGCTGGCACCCTGTGCGCCGCTGCCGACATTCTGGCCCAGTCCGGTGCCACCGAGGTGCATGCCTGCTGTTCCCATGCCGTGCTTTCCGGGCCGGCTGTTGAGCGGATCAGCCGCTCCCGGATCCAGACCCTGGTGGTGACCAACAGCATCCCCTTGCGGGGTGCGGCTCTCAACTGCCCGCGGATCCGGGTCTTGTCGGTGTCGTCCCTTCTTGGCGAGGCGATCCGCCGCATCCACGCCGAGGACTCGGTGAGTTCGTTGTTCGTCTGATGGAATCTGCCGGAGCCTCGCATGGCTCCGGGATCGGCCCAAGTTGGGCGTATGCTTGCCGGGCGGTCGCGGCTGCCCGGCTGGGAAAGGACCTTTGATCCCCGCACGGGGAGCAGTGGAGGCTGCAGCCGATGTTTCAGGAGACACTCGATGCCGCGGTGCGGCACACCAGAGGCAAGGGAGGGGCCCGAAGCCTGCGGCGTCAGGGCCGGACCCCGGCGGTGCTGTATGGACCCGGGACCAAGGCCGTTGCCCTGTCCTTTGAATCCAAGGAGCTCACCCGGGCCCTCTTGCGGATCCATGAGCAGAACGCGGTGCTGACCCTGAACGTCAGCGGTGACGACGGGGCCAGTCAGCACCATGTCATGGTCAAGGAGGTCCAGACCGATCCGGTGGGGGATGACCTCCTGCATGCCGATTTTTACGAGATCTCCCTGCAGGAGAAGCGCCGGTATTCCGTGCCGCTGCAGTATACCGGCAAGGCCCTCGGGGTTGACCAGGGTGGCAGTCTGCTGGTGGCGGTGCAACGGGTGCACGTGGAGGGCCTGCCCTTGTCGGTGCCGGATGCCGTGGAGG is a window of Thermodesulfobacteriota bacterium DNA encoding:
- the ispE gene encoding 4-(cytidine 5'-diphospho)-2-C-methyl-D-erythritol kinase, giving the protein MPAPPGAASASVCLAAPAKINLFLRVVRRRPDGYHDLVSLMQKLALHDRVELAVTGTGITLTCPDSALPADEGNLAFRAAVAFLERTGLRVGIDIVLSKTIPIAAGLGGGSSDAATVLLGLNELCGLPLRQDDLLALGTRLGADVPFFLLPAPTALATGTGVILDPRPAPGPWWVVLVNPGFPVSTAWAYENLALTREGNPYMVGRVQAGGLSFQVGPGEWVGLGNDLEAVTAGRYPEIVAIKTELLTAGAVGALMSGSGPTVFGLFDEEQRAQAARSSLLQRHGPGVFLTHTLS
- a CDS encoding DUF1844 domain-containing protein encodes the protein MRPDDASSDKGQGGADGCECPEGRVWRDGQCVLPEVTFTALVLSLNTSALYLLGELPDPVTGKTAKDPALAKHTIDTLSVLQDKTRGNLDQEEESLLATVLYDLRLRFVKTCR
- a CDS encoding 50S ribosomal protein L25; this encodes MFQETLDAAVRHTRGKGGARSLRRQGRTPAVLYGPGTKAVALSFESKELTRALLRIHEQNAVLTLNVSGDDGASQHHVMVKEVQTDPVGDDLLHADFYEISLQEKRRYSVPLQYTGKALGVDQGGSLLVAVQRVHVEGLPLSVPDAVEVDVAGLDLGGKILLKELTLPAGVELKDNPETLCVSVAAPSRTE
- a CDS encoding ribose-phosphate pyrophosphokinase; the encoded protein is MLDRMKVFPGNANREMAQEICDYLKIPLSRADIRHFSDGETFVEIGENVRGSDVFVIQPTCPPVNEHLMELVIMVDALRRASARRITAVMPYYGYARQDRKVAPRVPITAKVVADMLMAVGVRRVLAMDLHAGQIQGFFSIPVDHLFAAPVLLEHIRKTFPRDLVMVSPDAGGVERTRAIAKRLDAGLAIIDKRRERANESTALHVIGSVEGKVAILVDDMVDTAGTLCAAADILAQSGATEVHACCSHAVLSGPAVERISRSRIQTLVVTNSIPLRGAALNCPRIRVLSVSSLLGEAIRRIHAEDSVSSLFV